The genomic stretch atcatggagcacttagagtaagagaaccgagaactgaaggatgagattgcttgcctaactgctatgatggagtctatcctagctgctcagaaccagccttctccaactcctgcaactcctcatCCTCAAAGGATTGTCATTTCCGAGGTTACTGCCTCGACTGTGCCTGTGGGTGCTACTAAATCTGGTCTgactatgcctgctggattcctgtggggaatgccgccaaatTTTAAGCCTGAAGGatttgcgcctacttttgcttatatgccggcatctagcccggtcatgtatgtgccacctccagccgttcacactctgcctcgtgttgaggacaccatctaccattccaaGCCGTttgagggtccagatgtttatgagaagatggacgaggtgaaggatcagttccttgagttgcgaaaggaattgaagacgttgagaggaaaggacttgttcggtaagagtgttgttgaactttgcttagtgtcgaatgtcaagatcccgatgaagttcaaagtccctgactttgaaaagtataagggaaatacttgtccacttagccatcttgttatgtatgccaggaaaatgtcaacgtaaactgataatgatcagttattaatccactacttccaagacaatgtgactggtgccgctttgagatggtacatagggctagatagtgcaagtgttcgtaCATTTAAcaatttgggtgaagcttttgtgaaacattataagtacaacgtggacatggcgactgatagagaccaactaaggtgtatgtctcagaaggacaaatagacatttaaagagtatgcccagaggtggagagagcttgctgctcagatcaatcctccgttggaagagaaggagatgaccaagattctccttaagaccctgagtttgttttattacgaatgaatgattgctagtgcccccagtgattttaccaaaatggtaaacatggggatgagattagaggaaggagtctgagagggacGCCTGTCTAAGGAAAAGGTGTCATAAAGCAAGAAGTATGGAAGCAGTTtttccagaaagaaggaaggtgaaaccaatgcagtgtcagtagggaggcagaggaTGCATCATTTCAAAATAAATCCGCAACCGCGTCAGCATCATCACCAAGTCTCGTCAGTCATTCaagtattttcaaacaatcaatcagtgccagttcaacaacaacgtcaacaacaaccgcaacaaagaacaaacaactacaacaataacaacaataatcaacaCCAACCAAACcttgagaggaagaaggtctccttttACCCTATTCTTATGTCATATGCCGAACTTTATCCGTCTTTGCTTCTCAAGAACCTcctccaaccaagaaatcctcctcAAATTCCAAAACCAgttccatggtggtataagcccgaactccgttgtgcctttcatcaaggagctcccagccatgatatcaaaaactattacccgttgaagtatgaggtccagaagcttgtaaaaagtgggatggtgtcctttgaggaaTCTCTTCATTTTCTTCATTATTGCCACCAATAAACATAACCGACTTTGTTTCCAGATTATACTGATAGCCCATCCGCTTGTCCACATTCTTGATAGAGATCTTGTGACTTCTTTTATCCATAAGACAATAATCAAcatcatcaaaatcaacattAAAATATTCCATAATACGAGTGATGAACCAAGCATGTGGAAGAGACTTAAGCTTGGTGGCGTGAGTCATCATATGGTGAAGAATGAGATGTGACCAATTAAGCGTAATGTCATTCTTAATAGCATACAAGGCTTGCATTTCCATACCGGTAATAGTGCAATGATTGGAATTTCTAGGAATTATAACATATACAAAAAAATAATGTAGTAATCTATCATTGATAAAAAAATATTGCAGCACTCCAAAAATCGTTTGGTGGTTCTTCCCCACCATGTGATTCAACCCTTTTTTCATGATATTCTCCTTCTGATACCCTACTCAATCCAAAATAAAATTCTATTTTATTATAATCATTCCATTCTTCATCCTCCGGATCATATAACATGTGACCACCTGAGGGAATGTCCAAAAATTTACCAAGTCTCTTTGGGGTCAAGGCAATATTTTCCCCTCTAACATGTGTAACAAATTTTCCATTCTCAATGGACATGTTACAGTAAAACATTCTCACTAAATATGGATAGCAATGTCCAGAAGAAGTGATAAGTTCCCCTAATCCTAGAGAAATTAATTTATCTTGAAAATTAAAACATTCTTCAGGAAAGGAAGAAAGATCACCGTATTTGGGAGTTTGAACTGTCTTCTTTTGATAAAACTTTTGATATCTCTTCAATTCCTCTGGGGTGTGGTCTTTGAAGTAATGTTGAACATCCATGGATGAGGATGAAGCATTTTCTTTCCCTTTTCTAGCAGCTCCAGCTTTCCTCTTCAGTTTTGATGCCATGAGTAAAGGTTTGGAGATGATGGAGATAAGTTTTAATGAAGGTTTTGGGTgatttggagaagatgaaaattTTAAGGTGAGAGCACAAAGGAGGAAGATTATGGCTGCTAGGGTAAAGTGAGGTTCTGGAAAAAATATTGGCTTTTAAATGGGAGAGAGAAGGGAtgtgattggaccaaccaaaataaaagaaaacattAAGTAAGTCTGAACGCGCaggggtaaatcgatttaccccACAGGTAAGTTGATTACCAAACGGCCAGAAAGCACACAAAAAAGGAAAGTTTCAGGGGGAAATCGATTTACATCATGGGTAAATCAATTTAACCAGTTCAAAAAAATGccataaacaaaaaaaaatgcCATTGTTTCAAGTGGAAATCGATTTACATcatgggtaaatcgatttacccagtGAAATAAACTAAAACAAATATATCTTTAACAAAGTTTCATGCATGTTACACATAATAATCATGTATGAGAAAGGAGTAGAAGTAGAGAGCCATGAAATAAATTGCAAAAGTAAATAGTTGAGTTAGAAACGTATGTGCACCTTTGATTATTGATGTAACATAACCTTAGTTGAATAAGCTATGTGtctttttcttccaaaattcCAAGTTCTCTTCGGATTTTGTAGAAAGGTTCTCGTGCCAAAGGTTTTGTAAAAATGTCGGcaagttgattatgagtatccaTAAATGTAACTTTGACATCTCCTTAAAGCACATGTTCACGAAGAAAGTGATTCTGAATGTTAATATGTTTGGTTCTTGAGTGCATGACCGGATTCTTTGTAATATTTatcgcacttgtgttgtcacaacATAGAGGAATGCATCTAAGATCGAGTCCGTAGTCACAGAGTTGTTACTTAAGCCAAAGTATTTGAGCACAACAGCTACCTgctgctatgtattctgcttcggCAGTGCTAAGAGAAACACATGCTTGTTTCTTGCAAGCCCACGATACTAATGCATTTCCAAGAATGTGACATGTACCACTAGTGCTCTTTCTATCAGTTTTACTTCCTGCATAATCAGCGTCAGAATAACCAACTAAATTGCAAatactacctttaggataccatagTCCAACATTTGTTGTccctttgagatacttcatgatccTTTTAATGGCTATGAGATGTGATTCCTTTGGATTTTCTTGAAAGCGAGCACATAGACAAACactaaacattatgtcaggacggTTTGCCATCAAATATAACAATGAGCTAATCATACCTTGATACTTTGTGATATCAATTGAAACACCCGATTCATATTGATCAACATAAGTTCCGGATCCCATTGGAGTAGACATAGCCTTGCAATTATCCATGGCGAATCTCTTCAAAAATTCtttgcaatacttggattggttgatgaagatgccatcctttaGTTTTTTAGTTTGGAGTCCGAGAAAATAGTTCATCTTATTCATCATGGACATttcgaattctccttgcatcattgatgaaaattcttcacacatTTATTTGTTTGTTAAGCCGAAAATGATGTCGTCAACAtagacttgaaccaataaagTGTTATATTTCCTTTTCTTAATAAACAAGGTCTTGTCAACTTTACCTTTTTAAAATcccttttcacaaagaaaattGCTGAGACGATCATACCATGCTCTTGGTGCTTGATTTAGGCCATAAAGAGTTTTCCTCAACTTTAAGacatgtgaaggattcttgaagtaTTCAAAGCCCtggggttgtttgacatagacttcttcgttgatgtagccattcaagaaggcactcTTGACATCCATATGGAATAACTAAAAATCTAATGAACatgcataagcaagtaataaaatgatagcttctaaccttgcaaccggagcgaatgtttcttcaaaatcaatgccttcctcttgattgtatccttgggccaccaaccttgctttgttttgaaccattataccattctcatcaagcttgttcttaaacacccatctggTACCTATGATGTGTTTATCACTTGGCctagggacaagttcccaaacttgattcctttagaattggtttaactcttcttgcatagcaatTATCCATTGGTCGTCAGCTAAAGCTTCATCAACTTTGGAAGGTTCAATTTATGAAACAAACGCCATATTCAAGCATGCATCTTTGAGATTTAATCTTGTTGTAACGCCTTGATTAATATCACCAATGACTTTATGAATTGGATGATCCCGATGAGTTCTtcattccttaggtagatcattttCATTTGTATTTTGTTGATATTGCTCATcttgatgttttggttgatatCATTGTTTCCACTTGAAGTATCTTTTTTAGGAATTTCTACaatatcatcatcattatcacACAAAAGAATATCCTCCTTggaggggttagtttcatcaaacataacatgcatagattcttcaattgttaaagttcttttattatatattctataaGCTTTACTAGTAAGAGAGTATCCAAGAAATATACCTTCGTCGGACTTCTCGTCGAACTTACCTagattgtctttgtcattgttgagGATATATcatttgcatccaaaaatgtgaaagtaagagatgtttggtttccttcctttgaagagttcataagGGGTGTTTTTCAATATAGGTCTAATAATAATTCTATTACTTACATAGCATGCCGTGCTTACtgcatccgcccaaaaatactttGGAAGATTTGAGTCACTAAGtattgttcttgcaagttccacaAGTGACCTATTATTTCTCTCCACCACTCgattttgttgaggagtccttggtgcCGAGAAATTATGAAATATTCCAGGTTCTTCGCAAAACTCTTTGAAGGAGGCATTTTAgaattctccaccatggtcgcttcttatggaggcaataAATAGAGATTTCTCGttttgaatttgctttgcatatttcttgaacgccttgaatgcatcacttttctgcactaagaagaaagtccaagtgtatctagagaaatcatcaacaataactaaaacatatacattacctccgaagcttcttgttcttgatggaccaaataagtccatatgcaacaattatagtggccttgtagtggacaccacattctttgatgtgaaagttgatttggtttgttttcccttttgacatgcatcacGTAGCCTATCTTTGACGAATTTTATCTTAGGCAATCTAATAACAAGATCATGTTTTATAAGTTTATTCTaatgttccatatgaatatgtgCGAATCTTTTATGCCACAACCATGACTCATTAATGTTCACCATAAGAAATTTCACCTTCAAAGATAaatcatcaagggaaatcataaatatattattaattctcgtacctttgagttttacctcatgagagacttcatcttcaatcaagcattCGTCCTTGGTGAACTTGATTTTAAAGCCCTTGTCACAAAGTTGGATAATACTTATAAGATtatgctttagtccttcgacataaaggacatcttcaatggatgtgaaaggtggtgctCCAACTTTTCATATGACAAGAATTCCCCTTTTGTTGTTATCACCATATGTGACATAACCCTTGTCCTTCAATgctagatttgaaaatttgttatGTCTCCCTAAACCCCAAACCCTAAAGGTTTGATGTGgttttcaagcatacctacaaaataaaaattacattttgttaggtacccaaattgctttgggtccttaATAATTAGGGTCTTTCTTTACCCATATGTAATGCCCACTTGCTATGCTAAAATTTCTAACATAGCATGCATTAGGACTATGGCCATTTATTCCACAATAAAAATAAGTAGGTTCAAAATtgcttctatatctaggaacataagatttCCTTTTAGAAAATCTTTTTCTTTTAGGATAGTGATGAACATCTTTTGGCTTGTTCACTTTCTCTTTGGTTGGTTGGTCATTATCCttaacaaagatagttttactAGAACTTGGTTTGGAAAACTTTGAATAACCAAGTCCATTTTTGTCATTGGAATATCTTTGTTGGCTAAGGACACCTTCCAACCCAATTTGTCCTTTCTCATACCTTTAAAGAACCCTTTTTAattggacaatttggaaaga from Lathyrus oleraceus cultivar Zhongwan6 chromosome 7, CAAS_Psat_ZW6_1.0, whole genome shotgun sequence encodes the following:
- the LOC127102570 gene encoding secreted RxLR effector protein 161-like, which gives rise to MSMMNKMNYFLGLQTKKLKDGIFINQSKYCKEFLKRFAMDNCKAMSTPMGSGTYVDQYESGVSIDITKYQGMISSLLYLMANRPDIMFSVCLCARFQENPKESHLIAIKRIMKYLKGTTNVGLWYPKGSICNLVGYSDADYAGSKTDRKSTSGTCHILGNALVSWACKKQACVSLSTAEAEYIAAGSCCAQILWLK